A stretch of DNA from Candidatus Binataceae bacterium:
ATCTGCTCGGCCTCGGCCGCAGTACGCTCGCGCGTCCAGGCGCTGATCGCGGCCTCCAGTTCGTCCTCGTTGCGCTTGCGCGCGGCGGCCGTCGCAAAGCGCGGATCGTTTGCCAGCTCGGGACGGCCGAGCGCGCGGGCCAAACGCGCGAATTCGGCGTCGTCGGCGCAGACGATCGAGACCCACATATCAACCAGGTTGCCCGAGTTCTGAAAGCGATCCTTGGAAGGGAACACGCCGTGGGGCGCGATGAATGGGTCGCGATTGCCGTCGCGCTCGGGCTCGCGCCCGTTCATCGTGTATTCCAGGATTCCTTCGGCCAGCAGGTCCATCGCGCATTCCCACTGGCTCATGTCGATGTACTGTCCCTCGCCGGTTTTGCGGCGATGGTAGAGTGCGGCGAGGATCGCGAAGGCGCCGTGGACCCCGGCGTTGGGGTCGGCGTAGCTGAAGCCCGAATGCATCGGCGGCCATCCCTTGTACCCGGTCAGCGACGACAACCCCGACAGCGGCACCTGAGCAGGACCATAAGCCACGTACTCGCGATACGGCCCGGTGTCGCCGTATCCGGAAAGCGAGATCATGATGATGTCGGGCTTGATCTTGCGCAGCGCCTGATAGCCGAGCCCCAGCTTGTCCATCACGCCCGCAGCAAAGTTATTCGTGACCACGTCGCTCGCCTTGACCAGGCGATGGGCGACCTCGAGCGCGCCGGGCTTGGCATAGTTCAGCGTCAGCGACAGCTTGCCCTGGTTGTACTGGTTGAAGTAGCCGGAGCGGTTGACTCCACCCGGTTTGCCCTCGGGCCACGGGGGCAGTAGGCGCGTCACGCACGGGCGGGTGCGAGTTTCGACGCGGATGACTTCGGCGCCAAGATGGGCCAGTTGGAGCGTGCAGTACGGCCCTGCCCATACCCAGGTGAAGTCGGCGATTCTCACGCCTTCCAGTGGAAGCTTCGCCATCGCGATCTCCCGCCGAACCCTCGTCCCGCGGCGCGTTCAGATAACGCCCGCGCGGCGCAACTCTTCCAGTCGCGCCGGGGCGATTCCCAGCCGCGCGCCGAAGATCTCCTCGTTGTGCTGCCCGAGCATCGGCGCCGGGCGGCGAATCTCCCATGGCGTGCGGCTGTACTTCAACGGCGCACCCGGATACTTGTGCTTGCCCGCGAGGGGCTGCGCTATCTCGACGAAGAAGCCGCGCGCCTTTAAGTGTTCGGAGTTGAGCAAATCGCCCATCGTCGAGACCGGCGCGAACGGAATCCGGCGCGCCTGCGCCTTGCGATAAAGATCGAGCACGCTCTGCTGGCGCACCCACTCGTCGAGGAACACCTTGAGCGCGTCCCAGTTGACGCCGCGGCTCAGACGGTCGGCGAACAGCGGCTCGCTCGCCCATTCCGGATTACCCATTAGCTCGACGAAGTTGCGCCACTGATGTTCTTCGACGCAGCAGACGAAGATGTAGCCGTCGCGGCACTCCATCACCTCCAGCGGCTGGATCGGCTTCTGCCCCAGCCGCGAGGCGACCATTCCCATGTACGGCCAGTACTCGAAGAACAGCTCCATCATCGAGACCAGCGTCTCCTGGATCGAAACTTCGACGTGCTGCCCTTCGCCGTCGCGCATCTGCGCGAACACCGCGCCCATCGTTGCGACCGCGCCGTGCACGCCGCCCTGGAAACCGGACTGCTGGCCGAAGGTCTTGAGCGGCGGCATCTCCGGATGCTCGGGGCCGCCGCCGTTGATGTAACAGATCCCGCCGGCGCTCCACAGCGTGAGGTCCTCGGCGCGCCAGTTGCGCTTGGGCCCGCTCAGTCCGAACGGCGTGATCGAGGTCATCACCAGGCGCGGATTGCGCCGGCGCAGGCGCTCAAAGCCGAGCCCGATCCGGTCCATGTCGGTCGGCGCGACATTATGGATAAGGACGTCGGCGTCTGCGATCAGCTGCTCGAAAAGCTCGAAGCCTTCGGGGCGCGCCACATCGAGCGTCACGCCGAGCTTGTTGGTGTTAAGATAGAGAAAGAGGCCGCTCTTCTCCGGATGGCTCTGGCCGCCCGGGAACGGGCCGCGCGTGCGTGCGCGGTCGCCGACGCCGGGACGTTCGATCTTGATGACTTCCGCACCCATGTCGGCCATCAACTTGGCCCCGTACGGCGCGGAAACCATCTCGCCCAGCTCGACGACTTTCAGTCCTGCCAGCGCTCCTCCCATCCGACCGTCCACCGCGTCCCTATTCGGGAAGCACCTT
This window harbors:
- a CDS encoding CoA transferase, encoding MAKLPLEGVRIADFTWVWAGPYCTLQLAHLGAEVIRVETRTRPCVTRLLPPWPEGKPGGVNRSGYFNQYNQGKLSLTLNYAKPGALEVAHRLVKASDVVTNNFAAGVMDKLGLGYQALRKIKPDIIMISLSGYGDTGPYREYVAYGPAQVPLSGLSSLTGYKGWPPMHSGFSYADPNAGVHGAFAILAALYHRRKTGEGQYIDMSQWECAMDLLAEGILEYTMNGREPERDGNRDPFIAPHGVFPSKDRFQNSGNLVDMWVSIVCADDAEFARLARALGRPELANDPRFATAAARKRNEDELEAAISAWTRERTAAEAEQILQAAGVAAAICAPNKVVSEDRHLEERGYFVYLDHPEVGRQQHCGIPWRMSRTECKVRRPAPLIGQHTDEVLTRMLGYSAEEVERLRAAGALE
- a CDS encoding CoA transferase, producing the protein MGGALAGLKVVELGEMVSAPYGAKLMADMGAEVIKIERPGVGDRARTRGPFPGGQSHPEKSGLFLYLNTNKLGVTLDVARPEGFELFEQLIADADVLIHNVAPTDMDRIGLGFERLRRRNPRLVMTSITPFGLSGPKRNWRAEDLTLWSAGGICYINGGGPEHPEMPPLKTFGQQSGFQGGVHGAVATMGAVFAQMRDGEGQHVEVSIQETLVSMMELFFEYWPYMGMVASRLGQKPIQPLEVMECRDGYIFVCCVEEHQWRNFVELMGNPEWASEPLFADRLSRGVNWDALKVFLDEWVRQQSVLDLYRKAQARRIPFAPVSTMGDLLNSEHLKARGFFVEIAQPLAGKHKYPGAPLKYSRTPWEIRRPAPMLGQHNEEIFGARLGIAPARLEELRRAGVI